The region GCTAGGGTAAATGACTTTGGTTTCTTGGAAACTCCTTACCGAGTTGTAAAGAGTGGAAAGGCAACGAAACAAGTAGAATATCTAACCGCTGACAAGGAAGAATACCACTATATGGCGCAAGCTTCCTCGGCTGTGGATGATAGAGGAGAATTTCAATCCAAACTCCTATCCACAAGACACAGAGGTGACTTCCCGTTTAGAAGCCCAAGCGAAATCCAGTACATGGATCTCACTCCCTTGCAGGTTGTATCGGTTTCAACTGCTCTCATTCCCTTTCTAGAACATGATGACGCGAACCGCGCACTCATGGGTTCGAACATGCAGAGACAGGCTGTACCTTTGCTCACCGACGAAGCTCCTTTTGTAGGAACAGGTATGGAAGCGCGCGCTGCATATGATGCCGGTGTTTGCATCGTTGCCAAAAAAGATGGAGTTGTCACGAAGGTAGATGCTTCCGGCATCTGGGTAAAAGAGGATGCTTCAAAAGAAGTAGTCCATTACCCGCTCATCAAGTTCAAAAAGACAAACCAAGGCACTTGCTTCAACCAAAAGCCAAATGTAGGAATGTTGCATTCCTATTCAGCAGGAAAGGTAAGCAAAGTTTCCAAAGAAAAAATAGAAATTACCAAACCGGACGGGGATAAAGAGATCCACGAATTGATTGCCTCTGATGAGGTGCAATTTGTCCCGCTCGTAAAAGAAGGGCAAGAAATCCCATTAGGGTATGGCATTGCTGGACAGTTAGTAAAAGGTGAAAAGATCGGTGATTTTGGAGCGATTCTCCAAAAAGGAACTGTTCTTGCAAATGGACCTTCGACTGATTCTGGTTATCTTGCCCTAGGCAAAAACGTCCTCGTTGCATTTATGCCTTGGGAAGGATACAACTTTGAAGATGCGATTTTGATCTCAGAAAGGATCATCAAAGAGGATGTATTCTCTTCAATTCACATCGAAGAATTTGAAATCCAAGCAAGAGAAACAAAACTCGGCCAGGAACAAATCACAAGAGACATACCGAATCTCTCTGACAAAGCTTTCCGTGATTTAGACGAAACAGGAGTGATCCGCATTGGAGCGGAAGTAAAACCAGGTGATATCCTGGTTGGTATGGTAACTCCGAAAGGAGAGACAGACCTGACTCCTGAATATAAACTCTTACATTCGATCTTTGGTGAAAAAGCCAAAGAGGTAAGGGATTCTTCCCTCAGAATGCCAAATGGCTTTGAGGGTACTGTCATCGATATCAAACGATTCTCAAGAGAATCTGGTGATGAATTGGCAGCCGGTGTCGAAGAGATGGTCAAGGTATATGTTGCCCGTAAGAGAAAGCTTCTTGTCGGAGATAAAATGGCAGGACGGCACGGAAACAAGGGTGTTGTCGCAAGGATCATGGCCCAAGAAGATATGCCTTATATGGAAGATGGAACACCATTGGATATCGTACTCAACCCATTAGGCGTTCCTTCTCGTATGAACTTAGGCCAGATATTTGAAACCCAGTTAGGTTTTGCCGCTAAAAAATTAGGATTAAACTTTGAGACACCAGTGTTTGATGGTGCCAGCGAAGACGATGTCCAAGATTTCTGCAAACAAGCAGGCCTTCCGGGAAACAGTAAGTTTAAACTCTACGACGGTAGAACAGGCGAGAGTTTTATAAACCCAGTTTTCTGTGGCTATATCTATATGCTTAAATTGGCGCACTTGGTGGACGATAAAATCCACGCTAGGTCAACTGGTCCTTACTCACTTGTCACCCAGCAGCCGCTTGGTGGAAAGGCGCAATTTGGTGGGCAAAGACTTGGAGAGATGGAAGTTTGGGCTCTGGAAGCTTACGGTGCTTCTCATACTCTGCAAGAATTACTCACCATCAAGTCAGATGACATGTTAGGTCGTGCTCGTATCTACGAGGCTATCGTAAAAGGAATTCACTCGATCAAACCAGGTATCCCAGAATCCTTCAACGTTCTTGTTCAAGAATTGCGAGGTTTGGCTCTGGATATCATCATCAAAGACTCTGAAGGAATGGAAGTGGATATTTCAGATTACGAAGATGAATTCTCAAAAAACAAAAAGAAAATCAAATTTGAGACCATCGAAAACGCGTAAAGGAATCGGTTATGAGAAATTACAACAGCTTTGAATCAATTACAATCCGATTAGCTTCACCAGAACGTATCAAA is a window of Leptospira ryugenii DNA encoding:
- the rpoB gene encoding DNA-directed RNA polymerase subunit beta, producing MNTRMQSRKRVNFGKITDLNLLPNLIYVQKKSFDWFLQADVKDPTKRANQGLEAVFRESFPIESPNNDMVMEYGHYLLGEPKRNPQECKDTDSSFAVPLKAVIRLIIKDTGEIREQVVYMGDLPIMTDHGTFVINGAERVVVSQLHRSPGIFFSYDQIRDTFSARVIPYRGSWLEFEMDNKGILVAKIDRKKKFPATLLVKSMGMGTNEEVLRLFYGSTRMKIAGAGPKELKRLIGRRTIADIINMETGEVMLDAGSKINEDNISILREMKVKEVDVIEFPKGKDNPVLINCLEKDGVNDYEDAIKKFHTIMRPGEPSTIENAEAELKRLFFSPKTFDLGVVGRYKINSKFEFNNPKDFNKADERVLRKEDIIETVRYLVMLMSEAENYYPDDIDHLGNRRIRSVGELVANQLKLGFSRVERVIKERMTVQEPEQQTPQLLISIKPITAVINEFFGSSQLSQFMDQTNPLAELTHKRRLNALGPGGLSRDRAGMEVRDVHYSHYGRMCPIETPEGPNIGLILSMSSFARVNDFGFLETPYRVVKSGKATKQVEYLTADKEEYHYMAQASSAVDDRGEFQSKLLSTRHRGDFPFRSPSEIQYMDLTPLQVVSVSTALIPFLEHDDANRALMGSNMQRQAVPLLTDEAPFVGTGMEARAAYDAGVCIVAKKDGVVTKVDASGIWVKEDASKEVVHYPLIKFKKTNQGTCFNQKPNVGMLHSYSAGKVSKVSKEKIEITKPDGDKEIHELIASDEVQFVPLVKEGQEIPLGYGIAGQLVKGEKIGDFGAILQKGTVLANGPSTDSGYLALGKNVLVAFMPWEGYNFEDAILISERIIKEDVFSSIHIEEFEIQARETKLGQEQITRDIPNLSDKAFRDLDETGVIRIGAEVKPGDILVGMVTPKGETDLTPEYKLLHSIFGEKAKEVRDSSLRMPNGFEGTVIDIKRFSRESGDELAAGVEEMVKVYVARKRKLLVGDKMAGRHGNKGVVARIMAQEDMPYMEDGTPLDIVLNPLGVPSRMNLGQIFETQLGFAAKKLGLNFETPVFDGASEDDVQDFCKQAGLPGNSKFKLYDGRTGESFINPVFCGYIYMLKLAHLVDDKIHARSTGPYSLVTQQPLGGKAQFGGQRLGEMEVWALEAYGASHTLQELLTIKSDDMLGRARIYEAIVKGIHSIKPGIPESFNVLVQELRGLALDIIIKDSEGMEVDISDYEDEFSKNKKKIKFETIENA